One window of the Thamnophis elegans isolate rThaEle1 chromosome 6, rThaEle1.pri, whole genome shotgun sequence genome contains the following:
- the ZDHHC23 gene encoding palmitoyltransferase ZDHHC23 isoform X1 has product MVKRPGKRARAQEVEETLCCCEYLNRKGQRSHLAACLCDCEDLDECCERWMTCKTLPPGILERITETFTDRFRFPWIRGAVKIDISLLPPIILLPFFLHIAALHFLLALIILISLPILVLWYYYLTHRKKGQTLFFLSLGLFSLGYMYYVFLQEVVPRGHVEYSQVALLTCGLILMLVALHRAKKDPGYLFSQMNSDKTLRQDSCSNNMFNKNGLGNSNGLCRVPVLGVAVHTNTESYSGTLEAEKSQGTKDWCTICQLVRPARAGHCRICGRCVKRLDHHCVWINNCVGEQNHQAFVLALFLFLVTSMYGISLTLDTICRGKNTLSALFYCPGVYGEYSSALTFTCVWYCAIVTSGMSYILFLQLLNISYNMTEREARIALRENTGRRMLWGMMVDTGQYNQGFLYNWIQFFTLRSSDLQQSAEDVV; this is encoded by the exons ATGGTCAAGAGGCCGGGGAAAAGAGCCCGAGCCCAGGAGGTGGAAGAGACGCTCTGTTGCTGCGAGTATCTCAATCGGAAGGGCCAAAGGAGCCACCTAGCGGCCTGTCTCTGCGATTGCGAGGACCTCGACGAGTGCTGTGAAAG ATGGATGACTTGCAAGACTTTACCTCCCGGAATATTGGAGAGAATCACAGAAACCTTCACGGATCGTTTCCGTTTTCCATGGATTCGAGGGGCTGTAAAGATCGATATCAGCCTCCTTCCGCCAATCATcttgcttccttttttccttcacaTAGCAGCCTTGCACTTCCTTTTGGCCCTCATTATCCTGATATCGCTTCCTATACTAGTACTATGGTATTACTACCTCACACATAGGAAGAAAGGTCAGACTCTCTTTTTCTTAAGCCTGGGCCTATTCTCCCTAGGTTATATGTACTATGTATTTCTCCAGGAAGTGGTTCCCAGGGGCCATGTGGAATACAGTCAGGTGGCTCTTCTTACTTGTGGGTTAATTCTGATGCTTGTAGCCCTACATCGAGCCAAGAAAGATCCTGGCTACCTTTTCAGCCAAATGAACAGCGACAAAACACTTCGCCAAGACAGTTGCAGTAATAACATGTTCAATAAGAATGGCCTGGGAAACTCCAATGGGCTTTGCAGAGTACCTGTCTTAGGTGTTGCTGTACACACTAACACTGAGAGCTACTCCGGAACATTGGAAGCAGAGAAGAGTCAGGGCACAAAAGACTGGTGCACCATATGCCAGTTGGTTAGACCAGCTCGAGCTGGACATTGCCGAATATGTGGCAGGTGTGTGAAGAGACTGGATCATCACTGTGTCTG GATTAACAACTGTGTTGGAGAACAGAACCATCAAGCTTTTGTCCTTGCCCTCTTCCTTTTTCTAGTCACTTCAATGTATGGAATTTCTTTGACTTTGGATACCATTTGTAGGGGAAAAAACACTCTCAGTGCTCTGTTCTACTGTCCTGGTGTCTATGGCGAATACAG TTCAGCCCTGACATTCACCTGTGTATGGTATTGCGCCATTGTAACTTCTGGTATGAGCTACATCCTTTTTCTTCAGCTCTTGAATATCAGCTATAACATGACTGAGAGAGAAGCTCGCATTGCATTACGGGAGAATACTGGAAGGAGGATGTTATGGGGCATGATGGTTGACACGGGCCAATATAATCAAGGTTTTCTGTACAATTGGATCCAGTTTTTCACCTTGCGCTCATCTGATCTGCAGCAGTCTGCCGAAGATGTCGTATGA
- the ZDHHC23 gene encoding palmitoyltransferase ZDHHC23 isoform X2 translates to MSQRGNKKRRKDRRSKEEVEETLCCCEYLNRKGQRSHLAACLCDCEDLDECCERWMTCKTLPPGILERITETFTDRFRFPWIRGAVKIDISLLPPIILLPFFLHIAALHFLLALIILISLPILVLWYYYLTHRKKGQTLFFLSLGLFSLGYMYYVFLQEVVPRGHVEYSQVALLTCGLILMLVALHRAKKDPGYLFSQMNSDKTLRQDSCSNNMFNKNGLGNSNGLCRVPVLGVAVHTNTESYSGTLEAEKSQGTKDWCTICQLVRPARAGHCRICGRCVKRLDHHCVWINNCVGEQNHQAFVLALFLFLVTSMYGISLTLDTICRGKNTLSALFYCPGVYGEYSSALTFTCVWYCAIVTSGMSYILFLQLLNISYNMTEREARIALRENTGRRMLWGMMVDTGQYNQGFLYNWIQFFTLRSSDLQQSAEDVV, encoded by the exons ATGTCACAAAGGGGAAACAAAAAACGAAGAAAAGACCGGCGTTCTAAAGAA GAGGTGGAAGAGACGCTCTGTTGCTGCGAGTATCTCAATCGGAAGGGCCAAAGGAGCCACCTAGCGGCCTGTCTCTGCGATTGCGAGGACCTCGACGAGTGCTGTGAAAG ATGGATGACTTGCAAGACTTTACCTCCCGGAATATTGGAGAGAATCACAGAAACCTTCACGGATCGTTTCCGTTTTCCATGGATTCGAGGGGCTGTAAAGATCGATATCAGCCTCCTTCCGCCAATCATcttgcttccttttttccttcacaTAGCAGCCTTGCACTTCCTTTTGGCCCTCATTATCCTGATATCGCTTCCTATACTAGTACTATGGTATTACTACCTCACACATAGGAAGAAAGGTCAGACTCTCTTTTTCTTAAGCCTGGGCCTATTCTCCCTAGGTTATATGTACTATGTATTTCTCCAGGAAGTGGTTCCCAGGGGCCATGTGGAATACAGTCAGGTGGCTCTTCTTACTTGTGGGTTAATTCTGATGCTTGTAGCCCTACATCGAGCCAAGAAAGATCCTGGCTACCTTTTCAGCCAAATGAACAGCGACAAAACACTTCGCCAAGACAGTTGCAGTAATAACATGTTCAATAAGAATGGCCTGGGAAACTCCAATGGGCTTTGCAGAGTACCTGTCTTAGGTGTTGCTGTACACACTAACACTGAGAGCTACTCCGGAACATTGGAAGCAGAGAAGAGTCAGGGCACAAAAGACTGGTGCACCATATGCCAGTTGGTTAGACCAGCTCGAGCTGGACATTGCCGAATATGTGGCAGGTGTGTGAAGAGACTGGATCATCACTGTGTCTG GATTAACAACTGTGTTGGAGAACAGAACCATCAAGCTTTTGTCCTTGCCCTCTTCCTTTTTCTAGTCACTTCAATGTATGGAATTTCTTTGACTTTGGATACCATTTGTAGGGGAAAAAACACTCTCAGTGCTCTGTTCTACTGTCCTGGTGTCTATGGCGAATACAG TTCAGCCCTGACATTCACCTGTGTATGGTATTGCGCCATTGTAACTTCTGGTATGAGCTACATCCTTTTTCTTCAGCTCTTGAATATCAGCTATAACATGACTGAGAGAGAAGCTCGCATTGCATTACGGGAGAATACTGGAAGGAGGATGTTATGGGGCATGATGGTTGACACGGGCCAATATAATCAAGGTTTTCTGTACAATTGGATCCAGTTTTTCACCTTGCGCTCATCTGATCTGCAGCAGTCTGCCGAAGATGTCGTATGA